From Streptomyces fungicidicus, one genomic window encodes:
- a CDS encoding uracil-DNA glycosylase — MAPRPLNEIVEAGWAKALEPVAERVAGMGDFLRAEIAAGRTYLPAGANVLRAFQQPFDEVRVLIVGQDPYPTPGHAVGLSFSVAPDVRPLPGSLINIFRELNTDLGLPQPSNGDLTPWTQQGVLLLNRALTTAPRKPGAHRGKGWEEVTEQAIRALAGRGKPLVSILWGRDARNCRPLLGDLPAVESAHPSPMSADRGFFGSRPFSRANDLLIRQGGQPVDWRLP; from the coding sequence GTGGCACCACGACCCTTGAATGAAATCGTCGAAGCGGGCTGGGCGAAGGCCCTCGAACCGGTGGCCGAACGAGTCGCCGGAATGGGGGACTTCCTGCGCGCGGAGATCGCCGCGGGACGCACCTACCTGCCGGCCGGGGCGAACGTCCTGCGGGCCTTCCAGCAGCCCTTCGACGAGGTACGCGTCCTGATCGTCGGGCAGGACCCGTACCCGACCCCGGGGCACGCGGTGGGACTGTCGTTCTCGGTCGCGCCCGACGTGCGGCCGCTGCCGGGCAGCCTCATCAACATATTCCGGGAGCTGAACACCGACCTGGGCCTGCCCCAGCCGTCGAACGGCGATCTCACGCCGTGGACCCAGCAGGGTGTGCTGCTGCTGAACAGGGCGCTGACGACGGCCCCGCGCAAGCCGGGCGCGCACCGCGGCAAGGGCTGGGAGGAGGTCACCGAGCAGGCGATACGGGCGCTGGCCGGGCGGGGCAAGCCCCTGGTGTCCATCCTGTGGGGGCGGGACGCCCGCAACTGCCGTCCGCTGCTGGGCGATCTGCCGGCGGTGGAGTCGGCCCATCCGTCCCCGATGTCCGCCGACCGCGGGTTCTTCGGGTCCCGTCCGTTCAGCCGGGCCAACGACCTGCTGATCCGTCAGGGCGGCCAGCCCGTGGACTGGCGTCTGCCGTGA
- a CDS encoding N-acetylglucosamine kinase, which yields MTGSGFLAVDSGGSGLRVVVGSRGRGPLARGATGEPVRTGPRGIDPGHLLEQLVPMARGLCAEAGIGRPDAAVVGAAGLASLGDALREELPGALSRELGVRRTVLAADAVTAYVGAVGPRPGAVIAAGTGLIAIGTDLTGWRRADGWGHLLGDCGGGAWIGRAGLEAAMRAHDGRDGGSARLLAGAEDMFGPVAGLPGRLYPRTDRPAVLASFAPRVGECAAGGDPVAVGILRAAARHMADSAAAVCPAAGEPVVSLTGGLSGMGAVLLGPLDEELAERLPRALRVEAEGDPLWGAVRIADDLTAGTFTLPGDEKMLCVSGPAGEDVTRDSGART from the coding sequence GTGACCGGGAGCGGTTTCCTCGCCGTGGACTCCGGGGGCTCCGGTCTCCGGGTCGTCGTCGGGTCCCGCGGGCGCGGCCCGCTGGCCCGGGGCGCCACCGGGGAACCGGTCCGGACGGGGCCGCGGGGCATCGACCCCGGGCATCTCCTGGAGCAACTGGTCCCGATGGCACGGGGCCTGTGCGCGGAGGCCGGGATCGGGCGGCCGGACGCGGCCGTCGTCGGCGCGGCCGGGCTGGCCAGTCTGGGGGACGCGCTGCGGGAGGAGCTGCCGGGCGCGCTGAGCCGGGAACTGGGCGTGCGGCGGACCGTGCTGGCCGCCGACGCGGTGACCGCGTACGTGGGCGCCGTCGGACCGCGGCCGGGGGCCGTGATCGCCGCCGGCACGGGTCTGATCGCGATCGGCACCGATCTGACCGGCTGGCGCCGGGCCGACGGCTGGGGGCATCTGCTGGGCGACTGCGGCGGCGGCGCCTGGATCGGCCGGGCGGGGCTGGAGGCGGCGATGCGCGCCCACGACGGGCGGGACGGGGGCTCCGCGCGGCTGCTGGCGGGCGCGGAGGACATGTTCGGTCCGGTGGCCGGGCTGCCCGGCCGGCTGTATCCGCGGACCGACCGGCCCGCGGTGCTCGCCTCGTTCGCGCCCCGGGTGGGCGAGTGCGCGGCCGGGGGCGACCCCGTCGCCGTGGGGATCCTGCGGGCCGCGGCCCGGCACATGGCCGACTCCGCCGCGGCCGTGTGCCCGGCGGCGGGCGAGCCCGTGGTGTCCCTCACCGGAGGCCTGTCGGGGATGGGCGCGGTGCTGCTCGGTCCCCTGGACGAGGAGCTGGCGGAGCGGCTGCCGCGGGCACTCCGGGTCGAGGCCGAAGGTGACCCCCTGTGGGGGGCGGTGCGCATCGCGGACGACCTCACCGCCGGCACTTTCACCCTCCCCGGTGACGAGAAGATGCTGTGCGTGAGCGGTCCGGCAGGTGAGGACGTCACCCGCGACTCCGGGGCCCGTACGTAA
- a CDS encoding sirohydrochlorin chelatase has translation MSTPTGPASGLPVRMPRPRQPGRHRRPEPLVAPEGAPALVLAVPGTPSVATRSLAEEVVSIARSELPGLDARIGYLDGDGEEFPTLQSVLAHAAEERTARFEQARAAGMDVKEPDGPVAVVVPLLAGPDSALLRQVRQAVMESRVAAELTDVLGPHPLLAEALHVRLSEAGLARADRARLFTVATAADGIILASVGGDEAVQAAGITGMLLAARLAVPVMAAALDQEGSIASVAEQLRGSGSQQLALAPYLIGPEIDASLLAEAAKEADCSAAEALGPYPAIGKLALAKYTTALGIAPQQAQSTPAH, from the coding sequence ATGAGCACCCCCACTGGGCCCGCGTCCGGCCTGCCCGTACGAATGCCGCGCCCCCGCCAGCCCGGACGGCACCGCCGTCCCGAACCCCTGGTGGCTCCCGAGGGCGCGCCCGCGCTCGTCCTCGCCGTGCCGGGTACGCCCAGTGTTGCCACCCGCTCGCTCGCCGAAGAGGTCGTGAGCATCGCCCGTTCCGAGCTGCCCGGCCTCGACGCGCGGATCGGTTACCTCGACGGTGACGGCGAGGAGTTCCCCACGCTGCAGTCCGTCCTCGCGCACGCGGCCGAGGAGCGTACCGCCCGCTTCGAGCAGGCCCGCGCCGCCGGTATGGACGTGAAGGAGCCCGACGGCCCCGTCGCCGTCGTCGTGCCGCTGCTCGCCGGGCCGGACAGCGCGCTGCTGCGCCAGGTCCGGCAGGCCGTGATGGAGAGCCGCGTCGCGGCCGAGCTGACCGATGTGCTGGGTCCGCACCCGCTGCTCGCCGAGGCGCTGCACGTGCGGCTCTCCGAGGCCGGTCTGGCCCGCGCCGACCGCGCCCGCCTGTTCACCGTGGCGACCGCGGCGGACGGCATCATCCTGGCCTCCGTGGGCGGGGACGAGGCCGTGCAGGCGGCCGGGATCACCGGCATGCTGCTCGCCGCGCGCCTCGCCGTGCCGGTGATGGCTGCGGCCCTGGACCAGGAGGGCTCCATCGCCTCCGTGGCGGAGCAGCTGCGGGGCTCCGGTTCGCAGCAGCTGGCGCTCGCTCCGTACCTGATCGGCCCGGAGATCGACGCGAGCCTGCTCGCGGAGGCCGCGAAGGAGGCGGACTGCTCGGCCGCCGAGGCGCTCGGTCCGTACCCGGCGATCGGCAAGCTGGCCCTGGCCAAGTACACGACCGCGCTGGGCATCGCCCCGCAGCAGGCACAGAGCACCCCGGCCCACTGA
- a CDS encoding FUSC family protein, with amino-acid sequence MLKRVFLAPDPGRIRLRFAARAVLGIGLAVVVCALAGHSLTGAVTGGLAALLALFTVTDPTVRGQALTTALLPAAGLPVLAAAALLHDHPVARDLAFLAVVGLGVYARRWGPRGHSLGVFAFMMYFAAQFLQARTEQLAEVSASVLLSVLTAAAVRFGLWCYERRLPPAVVPPPPAGTGLARVTTRQAIQATTGAGFALVMGQLVSGQRWYWAVGATWWVFVNTTSRGETLVRGFRRVLGTVIGIGLALFVAVPAHGDGPLTALVVAVSVFGIFYTAAVSYTWMMLWVTVLAAMLYGLLGVLTPGLLALRLVETGVGALGAALAVALVLPVTTHSVTDAWIQRALRCVHACTAQTAARLVGTAGADPAPTVAELEQLLARVRLSVAPLVHPLNPMLGRKRRARRVLGLLDDCAREIRGLVAVAADPEASHDARLAAACRRVEAAVEALTGGRDLAARTAPAGTGPALAHLHGLERALAELAAPLRAPSGSPLVGA; translated from the coding sequence GTGCTGAAGAGGGTGTTCCTGGCTCCGGACCCGGGCCGGATCCGGCTGCGCTTCGCGGCGCGGGCCGTGCTCGGCATCGGCCTTGCCGTCGTCGTCTGCGCCCTGGCCGGACACTCGCTCACCGGTGCCGTCACCGGCGGCCTCGCCGCGCTGCTCGCCCTGTTCACCGTCACCGACCCCACCGTCCGGGGGCAGGCCCTGACCACGGCCCTGCTGCCCGCCGCCGGACTGCCGGTGCTCGCCGCCGCGGCCCTGCTGCACGACCACCCGGTGGCGCGGGACCTCGCCTTCCTCGCCGTCGTCGGACTCGGCGTCTACGCCCGGCGCTGGGGTCCGCGCGGGCACAGCCTCGGGGTCTTCGCGTTCATGATGTACTTCGCGGCGCAGTTCCTGCAGGCGAGGACGGAGCAGCTTGCCGAGGTGTCCGCCTCGGTCCTGCTGTCCGTGCTCACCGCGGCCGCGGTGCGCTTCGGACTGTGGTGCTACGAGCGCCGGCTGCCCCCGGCCGTCGTCCCGCCGCCGCCCGCCGGTACCGGGCTGGCCCGCGTCACCACCCGGCAGGCGATCCAGGCGACCACCGGCGCGGGCTTCGCCCTGGTGATGGGCCAGCTGGTGTCCGGTCAGCGCTGGTACTGGGCCGTCGGCGCCACCTGGTGGGTCTTCGTCAACACCACCTCGCGCGGCGAGACCCTGGTGCGCGGCTTCCGGCGGGTGCTCGGCACCGTCATCGGCATCGGGCTCGCGCTGTTCGTCGCCGTTCCCGCGCACGGCGACGGGCCCCTCACCGCCCTGGTCGTCGCCGTCTCCGTCTTCGGCATCTTCTACACGGCGGCCGTGTCCTACACCTGGATGATGCTCTGGGTGACGGTGCTCGCGGCCATGCTCTACGGCCTGCTGGGCGTGCTCACCCCCGGTCTGCTGGCGCTGCGGCTGGTGGAGACCGGCGTCGGCGCGCTGGGCGCCGCCCTCGCGGTGGCCCTCGTCCTGCCCGTGACCACGCACAGCGTCACCGACGCCTGGATCCAGCGGGCGCTGCGCTGCGTCCACGCGTGCACCGCGCAGACCGCGGCGCGGCTGGTCGGGACGGCGGGCGCCGACCCGGCGCCGACGGTGGCGGAGCTGGAGCAGTTGCTCGCCCGGGTGCGGCTCTCGGTCGCTCCGCTGGTGCATCCGCTCAACCCCATGCTGGGCCGCAAGCGCCGGGCCCGCCGGGTGCTCGGCCTGCTCGACGACTGCGCCCGGGAGATCCGCGGCCTCGTCGCCGTCGCCGCCGACCCGGAGGCCTCGCACGACGCCCGTCTGGCCGCCGCCTGCCGGCGGGTGGAGGCCGCCGTCGAGGCGCTCACCGGCGGCCGGGACCTCGCCGCACGGACCGCCCCGGCGGGAACCGGGCCCGCCCTGGCCCATCTGCACGGCCTGGAACGCGCCCTCGCCGAACTGGCCGCGCCCCTCCGGGCCCCGTCCGGCTCCCCACTGGTCGGTGCCTGA
- a CDS encoding Lrp/AsnC family transcriptional regulator, which yields MAVDELDTRVLRLLLEQPRTSVREYARILGVARGTLQARLDRMEREGVITGTAPALSPAALGHPVLAFVHIEVTQGHLDEVGDALAGVPEIVEAFSITGGGDLLTRVVARDNAHLEDVIQKLISLPGVVRTRSEVALRERVPHRLLPLVESIGRTARK from the coding sequence ATGGCCGTGGACGAGCTCGACACCCGCGTTCTGCGGCTGCTGCTGGAACAGCCGCGCACCAGCGTGCGGGAGTACGCCCGGATCCTCGGAGTCGCCCGGGGCACACTCCAGGCCCGGCTGGACCGCATGGAGCGGGAGGGCGTGATCACCGGCACCGCCCCCGCCCTCTCCCCCGCCGCGCTGGGCCACCCCGTGCTGGCCTTCGTGCACATCGAGGTCACCCAGGGGCACCTGGACGAGGTGGGCGACGCGCTGGCCGGCGTGCCGGAGATCGTGGAGGCGTTCTCCATCACGGGCGGCGGGGACCTGCTGACCCGGGTCGTGGCACGCGACAACGCCCATCTGGAGGACGTGATCCAGAAGCTGATCAGCCTGCCGGGCGTGGTCCGCACCCGCAGCGAGGTGGCGCTGCGCGAACGCGTCCCGCACCGGCTGCTGCCGCTGGTGGAGTCGATCGGCCGGACGGCTCGGAAGTGA
- a CDS encoding HAD family hydrolase — protein MSTLGALSVIFDLDGTLVDSEPNYYEAGRRTLAEYGVPDFSSAEHERYVGISTRETIADWRTRYALSASVEELLAVKNRHYLELARTGTEAYPQMRAFVELLAADGVPMAVASGSSPEAIAAILAGTGLDAYLRTVVPSDEVAHGKPAPDVFLEAARRLGAEPADCVVVEDAAPGAAAAHAAGMRCIALPYVAGQADAPEFATAGLLLRGGQREFTARGALAWLAETARRP, from the coding sequence ATGAGCACGCTCGGCGCCCTCTCGGTCATCTTCGATCTCGACGGAACGCTCGTGGACAGCGAGCCGAACTACTACGAGGCGGGCCGCCGGACGCTCGCCGAGTACGGCGTCCCGGACTTCTCCTCCGCCGAGCACGAGCGCTACGTCGGGATCAGCACCCGGGAGACGATCGCCGACTGGCGGACGCGGTACGCCCTGTCCGCGTCCGTCGAGGAACTGCTCGCGGTCAAGAACCGCCACTATCTGGAGCTCGCCCGCACCGGGACGGAGGCGTACCCGCAGATGCGGGCGTTCGTCGAGCTGCTGGCGGCGGACGGGGTGCCGATGGCCGTGGCCTCCGGCTCCTCCCCCGAGGCCATCGCGGCGATCCTGGCCGGCACCGGCCTGGACGCGTATCTGCGCACCGTCGTCCCGTCCGACGAGGTCGCGCACGGGAAGCCGGCCCCCGACGTCTTCCTGGAGGCGGCGCGCAGGCTGGGCGCGGAGCCGGCCGACTGCGTGGTGGTCGAGGACGCGGCCCCGGGCGCCGCCGCCGCGCACGCGGCGGGGATGCGCTGCATCGCGCTCCCCTACGTCGCCGGGCAGGCGGACGCACCGGAGTTCGCCACCGCCGGCCTGCTGCTGCGCGGCGGCCAGCGGGAGTTCACGGCGCGCGGGGCGCTCGCCTGGCTGGCGGAGACCGCCCGGCGCCCCTGA
- a CDS encoding beta-L-arabinofuranosidase domain-containing protein gives MARPLSRRTLLQTAALTAAATAVPAAAAGPAHSAPNAPATPSGVPAAWTVRPFGLEDVTLGPGVFDAKRRLMLDHARGYDVNRLLQVFRANAGLSSRGAVAPGGWEGLDGEANGNLRGHYTGHFLTMLAQAHRSTGEQVFADRIGTVVGALAEVREALRSEPAVLSTGGRFGRAAENVRGSYQYVDLPAAVLDGTPALTLSAWVRPAHGAAWARILDFGDDTTRYLYLAARNAAGVPRFAVTASGPGGEQGLDGTAPLPLDEWSHLAVTVADGTGTLYVDGAAVARNTAMTLTPAALGTLAHHWLGRSHFPADPVFAGAFEDVNVYARALTADEVAELHAGRAADTSAGRGDLASYAFDETAGGTFADASGRGLDAGLRRTWGAPSHPGFLAAYPETQFIALESMTGSDYTRVWAPYYTAHKILRGLLDAYLATDDERALDLASGMCDWMHARLSVLPAATLQRMWGLFSSGEFGGIVEAVCDLHALTGRPEHLALARLFDLDRLIDACAADTDVLEGLHANQHIPIFTGLVRLHDETGEQRYLTAAKNFWGMVVPHRTYAIGGTSSGEFWKARGVIAGTIGDTTAESCCAYNMLKLSRALFFHEQDPAYMDYYERALYNQVLGSKQDRPDAEKPLVTYFVGLTPGHVRDYTPKQGTTCCEGTGMESATKYQDSVYFAKADGSALYVNLYSDSRLAWAEKGVTVTQSTRYPEEQGSTLTIGGGRASFTLLLRVPSWAAAGFRVTVNGRAVPGAPVPGRYFGVSRSWRDGDTVRISVPFRLRVEKAPDDPGLQALFLGPVGLVARRPGPEPVRFGLYGNAGLSGDLLPSLTPVPGRPLHYTLDGVGLAPFAEGTEDPTHAYFRRSEPRVIFGTSDSTVANPAREDGTTLLDEIWAGAPFSGKGALVARVRATVDAWVLAGLLGRADGDKVVSTARRAEYAR, from the coding sequence ATGGCACGGCCCCTCTCCAGACGAACCCTCTTGCAGACCGCCGCACTGACGGCGGCGGCCACGGCGGTCCCCGCCGCTGCCGCCGGACCCGCCCACTCCGCACCGAACGCTCCGGCCACCCCCTCCGGCGTGCCGGCGGCGTGGACCGTACGGCCGTTCGGACTGGAGGACGTGACACTCGGGCCGGGCGTCTTCGACGCGAAACGGCGGCTGATGCTCGACCACGCCCGTGGCTACGACGTGAACCGGCTGCTCCAGGTCTTCCGCGCCAACGCGGGCCTGTCCTCCCGGGGCGCGGTCGCCCCCGGCGGCTGGGAAGGGCTGGACGGGGAGGCCAACGGCAACCTGCGCGGGCACTACACCGGCCATTTCCTGACCATGCTGGCGCAGGCCCACCGGAGCACCGGCGAGCAGGTCTTCGCGGACCGGATCGGCACCGTGGTGGGCGCCCTGGCCGAGGTGCGGGAGGCGCTGCGGAGCGAGCCGGCCGTGCTGAGCACCGGGGGCCGTTTCGGGCGCGCGGCGGAGAACGTGCGCGGCTCGTACCAGTACGTGGACCTTCCGGCCGCCGTCCTCGACGGGACCCCGGCGCTCACCCTGTCCGCGTGGGTGCGGCCGGCGCACGGTGCCGCCTGGGCGAGGATCCTCGACTTCGGCGACGACACCACCCGCTACCTGTACCTGGCCGCGCGCAACGCCGCCGGTGTGCCGCGGTTCGCCGTCACCGCCTCGGGGCCGGGCGGCGAGCAGGGCCTCGACGGCACCGCCCCGCTGCCGCTCGACGAGTGGAGCCACCTGGCCGTGACCGTCGCCGACGGCACCGGCACCCTCTACGTCGACGGCGCCGCCGTGGCCCGCAACACGGCCATGACACTGACCCCGGCCGCGCTCGGCACCCTCGCGCACCACTGGCTGGGCCGCTCCCACTTCCCCGCCGACCCCGTCTTCGCGGGCGCGTTCGAGGACGTCAACGTCTACGCGCGGGCGCTGACCGCCGACGAGGTCGCCGAGCTGCACGCCGGCCGTGCCGCCGACACCTCGGCCGGCCGGGGCGACCTCGCTTCCTACGCCTTCGACGAGACGGCCGGAGGGACCTTCGCGGACGCCTCCGGCCGGGGCCTGGACGCCGGGCTGCGCCGCACCTGGGGCGCGCCCAGCCACCCCGGCTTCCTCGCCGCGTACCCGGAGACCCAGTTCATCGCGCTGGAGTCGATGACCGGCAGCGACTACACGCGGGTGTGGGCGCCGTACTACACCGCGCACAAGATCCTCCGGGGGCTGCTGGATGCGTACCTCGCCACGGACGACGAGCGGGCTCTCGATCTGGCGTCCGGCATGTGCGACTGGATGCACGCACGGCTGTCCGTGTTGCCGGCGGCCACCCTCCAGCGGATGTGGGGGCTGTTCTCCAGCGGGGAGTTCGGCGGCATCGTCGAGGCGGTCTGCGACCTGCACGCGCTCACCGGCCGACCCGAACACCTCGCCCTCGCCCGGCTGTTCGACCTGGACCGGCTCATCGACGCCTGCGCGGCCGACACCGACGTCCTGGAAGGGCTGCACGCCAACCAGCACATCCCAATCTTCACGGGCCTGGTGCGGCTGCACGACGAGACGGGCGAGCAGCGCTACCTCACCGCCGCGAAGAACTTCTGGGGCATGGTCGTACCCCACCGCACGTACGCGATCGGCGGCACCAGCAGCGGCGAGTTCTGGAAGGCGCGCGGCGTGATCGCGGGCACCATCGGCGACACCACCGCGGAGTCCTGCTGCGCGTACAACATGCTCAAGCTGAGCCGGGCGCTGTTCTTCCACGAGCAGGACCCGGCGTACATGGACTACTACGAGCGGGCCCTCTACAACCAGGTGCTCGGCTCCAAGCAGGACCGGCCGGACGCGGAGAAGCCGCTCGTCACCTACTTCGTCGGCCTGACGCCCGGTCATGTGCGGGACTACACGCCCAAGCAGGGGACGACCTGCTGCGAGGGCACCGGCATGGAGAGCGCCACGAAGTACCAGGACTCGGTGTACTTCGCGAAGGCCGACGGCTCCGCCCTGTACGTCAACCTCTACAGCGACTCCCGGCTGGCCTGGGCCGAGAAGGGCGTGACGGTCACACAGAGCACGCGCTACCCGGAGGAGCAGGGCAGCACGCTCACCATCGGCGGCGGCCGGGCCTCCTTCACGCTGCTGCTGCGGGTGCCGTCCTGGGCGGCCGCCGGCTTCCGGGTGACCGTCAACGGGCGCGCGGTGCCGGGCGCTCCGGTCCCCGGCCGGTACTTCGGGGTCTCCCGGTCCTGGCGCGACGGCGACACCGTACGGATCTCCGTGCCCTTCCGGCTGCGGGTGGAGAAGGCCCCCGACGACCCCGGTCTGCAGGCCCTGTTCCTCGGCCCGGTCGGCCTGGTCGCCCGCAGGCCCGGTCCGGAACCGGTGCGCTTCGGGCTGTACGGCAACGCGGGCCTGTCCGGTGATCTGCTGCCCTCCCTCACCCCGGTCCCGGGCAGGCCCCTGCACTACACGCTGGACGGGGTCGGGCTGGCGCCCTTCGCGGAGGGGACCGAGGACCCGACGCACGCCTACTTCCGGCGCTCGGAACCGCGTGTGATCTTCGGCACGTCGGACTCCACGGTCGCCAATCCCGCCCGGGAGGACGGCACGACGCTGCTCGACGAGATCTGGGCCGGGGCGCCCTTCAGCGGCAAGGGAGCGCTGGTGGCACGGGTGCGGGCGACCGTGGACGCCTGGGTCCTGGCCGGTCTGCTCGGCCGCGCCGACGGAGACAAGGTGGTGAGCACGGCGCGGCGGGCCGAGTACGCCCGCTGA
- a CDS encoding DUF4142 domain-containing protein encodes MRISRSTAGTAFVGGAMILTLTALAYPTMLGVQNTSTKQDRVVANTNYGPLTESDRDFVVKVRAAGLWEHPLGLLAMERGTTPEMKEAGEHLVVGHGRLDASCRKISLELGITLPNQASPQQQGFVETVKSAGGKEFDSTAVNIMRVTHGQIFPAIANIRANTRNTLVRQLADQANDTVLDHITVLEKTGLVNHEQVNFQQTSPPKMPNEQVTPPAPQAGAPVLVLEIPKGLEDLNTVSPAPSPSSTVR; translated from the coding sequence ATGCGCATCTCGCGCAGCACGGCAGGAACCGCGTTCGTGGGCGGAGCCATGATCCTCACCCTCACCGCGCTCGCCTACCCCACCATGCTGGGCGTACAGAACACCTCGACCAAGCAGGACCGGGTGGTCGCCAACACGAACTACGGCCCGCTCACCGAGTCGGACCGCGACTTCGTGGTGAAGGTGCGCGCGGCGGGGCTGTGGGAGCACCCGCTGGGGCTGCTGGCGATGGAGCGCGGTACGACGCCCGAGATGAAGGAGGCGGGCGAGCACCTGGTGGTCGGGCACGGCCGGCTCGACGCCAGCTGCCGCAAGATCTCCCTGGAGCTCGGCATCACGCTGCCGAACCAGGCGTCACCGCAGCAGCAGGGTTTCGTGGAGACGGTGAAGTCCGCCGGCGGCAAGGAGTTCGACTCCACGGCGGTGAACATCATGCGGGTGACCCACGGGCAGATCTTCCCGGCCATCGCCAACATCCGCGCCAACACCAGGAACACCCTGGTCCGGCAGCTGGCCGACCAGGCCAACGACACGGTGCTGGACCACATCACGGTGCTGGAGAAGACGGGGCTGGTCAATCACGAGCAGGTCAACTTCCAGCAGACCAGCCCGCCCAAGATGCCTAACGAGCAGGTGACCCCGCCGGCCCCGCAGGCGGGTGCGCCGGTCCTCGTGCTGGAGATCCCCAAGGGGCTGGAGGACCTCAACACGGTCTCTCCGGCACCGTCGCCGTCCTCCACCGTCCGGTAG
- a CDS encoding LysR family transcriptional regulator substrate-binding protein, giving the protein MTGSEVSPSFRLVYVPGVMPGKWVRIWNERLPDVPLTLTQVSAGAAQGLLLAGDADAGLVRLPVDRTVLSAIPLYTEQTVVVVPKDHLVTAADAVSPEDLADEIVLHPLDDVLDWESPPGRPALERPATTADAIELVAAGIGVLVVPLSLARLHHRKDLTHRPLEPAPGSAVALAWPEAATTDLVEDFIGIVRGRTVNSSRGRRPEQAAQKPAAQKPRRPAAGRQQSGGTAAQGRRGAGGGAAKNPRRGRPRRGR; this is encoded by the coding sequence GTGACAGGCTCGGAAGTGTCCCCCTCGTTCCGGCTCGTGTACGTACCCGGCGTGATGCCCGGCAAATGGGTGCGCATCTGGAACGAGCGGCTGCCCGACGTCCCGCTGACCCTCACCCAGGTGTCCGCCGGGGCGGCGCAGGGCCTGCTGCTGGCCGGGGACGCGGACGCGGGCCTGGTCCGGCTGCCCGTCGACCGTACGGTCCTCAGCGCCATCCCCCTCTACACCGAGCAGACGGTCGTCGTGGTCCCGAAGGACCACCTCGTCACCGCGGCCGACGCGGTGTCCCCGGAGGACCTGGCCGACGAGATCGTGCTGCACCCCCTCGACGACGTGCTCGACTGGGAGAGCCCGCCCGGGCGGCCCGCCCTGGAGCGTCCCGCCACCACCGCCGACGCGATCGAGCTCGTCGCGGCCGGGATCGGGGTGCTCGTCGTACCGCTGTCGCTCGCCCGGCTGCACCACCGCAAGGACCTCACCCACCGGCCCCTGGAACCGGCTCCCGGGTCGGCCGTGGCGCTGGCCTGGCCGGAGGCGGCGACGACGGACCTGGTCGAGGACTTCATCGGCATCGTCCGCGGCCGCACCGTCAACAGCTCCCGGGGCCGCCGGCCGGAACAGGCCGCGCAGAAGCCCGCCGCGCAGAAACCCAGGCGCCCCGCCGCCGGCCGGCAGCAGTCCGGCGGGACCGCCGCGCAGGGCCGCCGGGGAGCCGGCGGGGGCGCGGCGAAGAACCCGCGGCGGGGCAGGCCCCGCCGCGGGCGGTGA
- a CDS encoding DUF5997 family protein, giving the protein MVDTLDGMTQHQSTQTMKPATAAKKLGVYLEATPADFREGVVSRAELNALQTDPPQWLRDLRRDGPHPRPVVAAKLGVSIAGLARGGVTEALTTEQIETLKEQRPEWLERERTTQAEVRKEAARIKQRNAERAASGD; this is encoded by the coding sequence ATGGTCGATACCCTGGACGGCATGACGCAGCACCAGAGCACCCAGACGATGAAGCCCGCGACCGCGGCGAAGAAGCTGGGTGTGTACCTCGAGGCCACCCCCGCCGACTTCCGGGAGGGTGTGGTCTCCCGCGCCGAGCTGAACGCGCTCCAGACGGACCCGCCGCAGTGGCTGCGGGACCTGCGGCGCGACGGCCCGCACCCCCGTCCGGTGGTCGCGGCGAAGCTGGGCGTGTCCATCGCCGGTCTCGCGCGCGGCGGGGTCACCGAGGCGCTCACCACGGAGCAGATCGAGACGCTGAAGGAACAGCGCCCCGAGTGGCTGGAGCGGGAGCGCACCACCCAGGCCGAGGTCCGCAAGGAGGCGGCGCGGATCAAGCAGCGGAACGCGGAGCGCGCGGCGAGCGGCGACTGA